The Brachypodium distachyon strain Bd21 chromosome 4, Brachypodium_distachyon_v3.0, whole genome shotgun sequence nucleotide sequence TTGTGACTAGCAAGCTCGACACAACAtcctaataaaaaaaatctagcacTCATGTACATTTTCCAAATTACAATAGCCATGAGACTACTTAGGACATCTAGTAATGATTTATATTGGTCACCGAAGGTTGTCAATGACCGAATATATAAATAGGAAGCAAagtgcacatgcatgcatttctctTAGCCTGCCAACAAGACGTACAACAGGTCCCATTGTTTACATTTACTACGCAGCAAGAATGCTACAGTACCGTATAGAAATCCTCCTATAAAAGTCATACAGTATTTTTACAAGGCCTAACCGGAagacttatatgaacaaagtaaTAATATATTGATTTATGAAACtagtacaagagagagcatacacaccttgttctccaccttctttGCCTCCTTGTTCTCTAGTGCAGGACATGAGGCAAGAGCCTTTATTTATAGGGCTACatggccattggatctttgacatgtgtcaaGATCATAACCATTGATACAAGTAACTAAAACCTTCCACACACTTCTACCTAAATATCTTCCTAAAGTCATACAGTATTTTTACAGCTCATTTGAAACTATGCAACCATGGGCTAAACCAGCACAATTCGGACCAAAGATTGATAGTCTTCCACATCTTATTTCAAGACATGAATACACTGTTTGAACATTTCTGAGGAGCCTGTATAAGATAATCTCAATCAAGGTGTAGCAAACATGTTTCTCTACACGGCAAGAAACCAAAATGTTGCTAGATGTAACATTTTTAGGTTGAGTCAACTGGAAAGCAAAATCTGCTTAAGGCCATGAACAGATCCACCATCGCAAGATTCACGTAGAATTCCAGCCGATGCTTCTCGATCGTGCCTAGCGATGCTTCTCGATCGTGCCTAGCGATGCTTCATTCACGGAGCTCATACTTGAAATAAACGCTCCACTCGTACCTATGGTCTATTTTCAATCCCGTGTAAAATCCAAGAACCTATACCTCTTGATCGATGCTCTCTCACGGAGGCAAAATATAGTTTGTGCCATAGTTTTGTGCGGCTTCAAATGAATGAGAACGTGCCTTAATTGGCAAGTCATCTGcacttttctcttctttttttagtaTTGCTGGTACATATTCCACGTCCTGAAAAAAGGCACCACGTCGTCTTTGGAATTTGAGAATCAGAGCTAGCATGTCTTGAGAGCACAGTCATGAATTCATATACTTTTTTATTCGTTCCCACGTATCACTTCTCGTTCATTTTTCAGAGCACACTGGTCATGAATTCACATGCCTCCGCATGCCTATAGTGCCTGATTCATGTGTTTTGATTTATGTAATGCATgttctctttttatttctattgCAAGAAACAACGTCTGAAAATTAATTTAATACACATCTTAAAGCTTGTTGATTTTGCTTGTGGTCTTATTCCATTCAGATGCCCAAGGTGCACATGCAATCTAATATTAGTAGTCCCACTATCAATCTAGCCTTCAATTAATTTAGCTCTGGCGTCACACCTCAGTTGTGGGGGAGGCCAAATTTGCGAGGTGGACGGATTCAATTTGCGCTTGTGCCAAGCGAGCGATTCCCCTAAAAAGCTAAGGCCTTTGGTTCAGCGTGGCATGCAAAGATTGAATCCACAGACGTATAGTTACTGCCTGGTGACTGCAGCAGCACTGGTATGCATATGTCCACTATTATATCTCTCTATGTAGTGTCCCGATGCGTGTCACCATCTTACTAAACATAGGATATAAGTATATCATATTTTTCAGTAGATATAAACCATTATAATTTTGACCCACCAGATGATTAACAGTAGAAATAATTGGCGAATGTAGTGACTTGATGTCATTTATGTGGACGAACAACAGCAGAAACAGATCGATATATAGATGTTTGGTTGCGAAAAATAATCTCATATCTCCACCAGTAATTCAAGCATTATATATTTGCATACTAAAATAAAGAACatccaaaagaaaattgaaaCTGATCGAGGAATGGATCCAAAACCAGTTAACCGAAGAGCATGCAGTGCCACGACGTACACTTTTCAACAGTGAGTGGATATGTAACGGAGCCTAAACATGAGGTAAGTAGAAATCTTGTGTTGacaacaaatgacaatcaggTGTATTATTTTTCTGCTGTTTCGAATTGAGTAAATACATCGAGCAAATGCCAAATCAGCCTTTCTGTTTTTGTGACATCTTGTACAAATCGAATTCTTAATTTCATCCACGCATGAATTCATCGGCCTACAAGAATTGGTTTACACAGAGCTGCGTGAACTGGTTTCATGGATCTGATGGAGTACCCCGCATAAAATCCGAGTGCCATGACTTCCATACGTCCACATAATTACGGAAAAGATCATTCACAGCTGCATTCAGAAGATGTAGAGGAAACTGTGTAAGTTCATCCAACCACGAAACAGGCTAAACAGTATATATTGAACAGAACAGCAACACAAGAGGCAAACTTCTTCTACCTGGCCGTGTTAAACAATACTTTGGTTGTGGGAACAATAGTACTGACAACTGGATAAACTACAACTGATTGACTGAATTAATAATAATTATAATTTAAGTGGGAACGGGCACACTAAGAATGACTTAAAAATGGATAGTAGTGAAATTTGGATCACTGACTGCTGAAATGATTTCTCTATCCACTTCAACTTTTGTAACTACTCATGTTGAATTTAGTTTCATAAAATCAAATGCCCTTAAAGTCGTCCATCTAGTGCTTAATTTGTACAATCGCATACTAAAATGGTATAACTCAAGGCCTGAAGGGACTTAACATTCAAGATTATTCCGAAACTATATAAATTTCTCGTTTAATACTGAATTGTGAATTCCTAAGTTCCAGTTTAACTTCTTCTTGGTCATGTTCATATATACACCAGTTCATGCACATCACCTTTGATGTAGAAAATAAGAGAAGTCCTAGACAGTAGATTGCGAGTAACTAACGGAGGATTGGAATGTTAAAACAAAATTCTGCCAAGTGCAATTTTCTAAATCTTAACCATATATACGTGCAAATAAAAAAACGTAGAAATGCTTACCTTTATTTTCGTACCGTGGACGGTGAGTAGTGGCAAGGCTTTCCCAATCTTCAatgctcttcctctccttctccgtTATGTGATTACCAAGTTCCTGCTTCTTAGAACCAGTAGGGTGCGAGGCTCTGAAAAGAAAGCCACTACTTTTCGCTTGCTCCTGGGGATTCCCATAAGTTCTCAACCCAATTCTGGGGATATCGGTACTTTTTAATGCCCTATTTCTAGATAATGTCTTCCTGGTTGGTAGTAAGTCAACCGTGACATCATTCCTTTCCTTTTGCTTGGATGGTCCGAGCCAACGGATTGTAGGTTTTCTTGTGTCCTCTTGTGATTTCTGAAACAAACCCCAGAAGGAATGACACTAAGGAAAACGATAATTTCATTTGAAATCTCATGTTTGAGACTACCTTCTCAATAAGTTCCAAAGAAGATAGCACATTGGCGATGTCATACAGTCGTCGAACTTTAGCTGTATTATCAAGAAGCACTATGAGTTCCAGTTGGATATGGGATTCAGTTGCCACAACTAAGTATAGATCCCATAAAATAGAAGAAATACAAGTACTGACCTCTCATATTGCCCTCGGCTTGTCCCTCTCCAAGGAGCAGGCTTGCGACCTCATCAAGTGAAATGGTCTCAATCTGTGCCaggaaaaaaatcacattgTAATCAACCACAAAGGAGAGAACCAAGCATAGCTTGGGTGGTCAGCCAGCGAGGTATATGCTGGCAGCCCACCAGACTTCGATCCTCGAAGTCGCACTTTGATGTCTCACGttgtaaaaattatatatgtatatacgGTCTATCGGACTGCAATCATGCAGCTCTTACAATTTAacttaaaaaaatcaaccacAAAGGACGCTTAAACAAGAGTACAATTCATGGCGTGCTCAATCTGTTCACCTCCATTGTGAGGAAGAGCTTGACAAAATTCTGAGTGAGCCGCCCAAGGGACTTCGCCTTCTTATGATCTTCaatttaggaaacagaaacaaCAATGCAGTACATAGCATAATTAAGAGCAGGTAGTTACAGCAAAACAATAAGAAAACGACTAATCAATTGTACCGGATCTACGATGGCAACAGCATCTGTCTGGCTTCTCCCTGTCAGCATCCCAATCAGAATCATCTGATTTATCTTCTTCATCATTATCTGATACCTTTGCAATATgtaaagagaagaaaagatgcCTCTTTTATCAGTAACAAGGTCTAATTAACCCATGTCACAACCAAggtgaaacaaacaaaaaatcaagTTGAAGAAATCGATCGAACATTAGTAGCAGATGGttcctgcggcggcggcttcatcTCCCCCAATGCCTTCTCCTGACCAAACTGAAAGAACATAAAGGACAGAATCGATGTAAAGCAACGGCAAAGATTAGAATATACCCTTTCGTTGAAAAGGTTACTTTAGTCAATTTACAATTGGGCATCAAATATGTTCTCTGGAAATAAACATCAAGTTGGCTTGAGCTTCGTCTAATTGAAAATATTGGATTAAGCTTGACCATTAGTTAGCTCGTGACAGTCCATTTTCCCTCAATACAGAACACTAGTATCATCATA carries:
- the LOC100846434 gene encoding E2F transcription factor-like E2FE, yielding MDTPAAAAAAQANKPYHLRARPARSSSRLLQLQQADGGGSSAARSSRRLLQLHGDGGEERPYDRKQQSLKVLCTKFVALYDDKGVEAVGLDNTARRLSVGRRRIYDIVNVLESVGMLVRRAKNEYTWIGFQGIPAALNEIKFGQEKALGEMKPPPQEPSATNVSDNDEEDKSDDSDWDADREKPDRCCCHRRSDHKKAKSLGRLTQNFVKLFLTMEIETISLDEVASLLLGEGQAEGNMRAKVRRLYDIANVLSSLELIEKKSQEDTRKPTIRWLGPSKQKERNDVTVDLLPTRKTLSRNRALKSTDIPRIGLRTYGNPQEQAKSSGFLFRASHPTGSKKQELGNHITEKERKSIEDWESLATTHRPRYENKAVNDLFRNYVDVWKSWHSDFMRGTPSDP